The following is a genomic window from Moorella sp. Hama-1.
GGGGCAAGGAATATGGCGCCCTGAGCGTAGCAGTGCAGTATTATACCGAACCGGCCATCGCCCTCAGGGTTCCCCGGACGGTATTTTACCCCCGGCCGGAGGTAGATTCCCTGGTCCTTAAATTAACCCGCCGGGCCCGGCCACCAGTGGCGGTGGCGGATGAGGATCTCTTTTTCCGGATAGTCCGGGCCGCCTTTAACCAGCGGCGCAAGACCATCCTCAATGCCCTGGGCAGCCTGGGCCGGGAGAAGGCGGATCTAACCGGGGTCCTGGCAAGGGCCGGCATTGACCCCCGGCGCCGGGGGGAAACCCTGACGCTGGTAGAGTTCGCCAGGATCAGCCAGGCGTGGCAGTAATAGCTCCAGCAAGCAAGGGAAGAAGGTGGAACCAGTGTATTTTACCAGTCCTACCAGGGGTCGCCTGACGGAAGACGAGATGTTTATCGATATGATGCAGTTCGTTGATGCCAACCCGGAGGCCAATTATAAGATCATCATCGGCTCGGATTCCCAGGCCCGGGTACGCACCTGTTTCGTCACGGCCGTCATTGTGCACCAGGTGGGCCGGGGGGCCCGTTATTACTACCGGAAAAAGTACCAGCGCAAAATTACCTCCCTGCGCCAGAAGATCTTTTACGAAACGGCCCTCAGCCTGGAGACGGCCAGCTTTATCGCCCAGAAGCTGGCGGCCAACGGTCACGCCGACCTGAACCTGGAGATTCACCTGGATATCGGTCCCAATGGTGAGACTAAGGAGCTAATCCGGGAGATAGTCGGCATGGTGGTGGGCAGCGGTTTCGCCGCCAAGATTAAACCTTACTCCTGTGGTGCCTCCAAGGTAGCTGACAAATATACCAAGAGCGTTTAGGGATTACCAGAAGGTGCCTGCAGGGACCCCGGCTATAGCCAGGCCCGGCAGGTGAGGGGTATTAGCCACTGCCAGGAGTGCCGGGGAAACTAGTGGGGGTATTTCCTGTTGTCAAGCATTATGTAAAGTCTAAGGAGAAGCGGCCCGGTTCCGGGCCGCTTCTCCTTTACGGGCCTCCAGCCGGCCCCCCCGGAAAAATAGCGGGGGGAACGCCGGGCTCCCGTTTTCATCTGCTGCTGGCGTCCTGGGATGGTGTAGGGTTGTCTACCGGGCAAAGACATGGTTGCCGATGGTGGTAATTATGGTCCGCGTCCAGACCCAGGAGCCGGCCGGCACTTCGGCCGGATTCCAGAAATAAAGGGCACCGCCACTGGGGTCGTAACCCCGCAGGGCCTCCCGGGCTGCCTTGTAGGCCGTAGCGTCGGGCTCGAGGTAGAATTGACCGTCGTTCACCGAGGTAAAGGCGTCGACGTCATAGATGACCCCGTTAATGGTCGTCGGGAAACGGCCGTCCCGGGTACGGTTAATAGCCACGGCGGCTACGGCTACCTGCCCGGCATAGGGCTCACCCCGGGCTTCGCCATAGACCAGGTGGGCCAGCAAATCCAGGTCGCTGGAGCTATAGCCGGGGCTTGTACCCCTGGAAGCAGTGGGTGCCTGGCTACCACCAGGCAGGCGGAGGGTCTGGCCGGGATAAATAACATCACTGGATAAGCCGTTGGCCGCCATCAGCTGGCTGGCCGATAGGCCATAACGCTGGCCGATGAGGAAAAGGGTATCGCCGGGCTGGACGACATAAGTACTGCTGCCCTGGTCGGGAACCTTGAGGGTTTGTCCCGGATAGATCCAGGTGCTGTCCAGATTGTTGTCTTTCTGTAATTCCCAGGCGCTGATGCCGAAGCGCTGGCCTATGAGGTACAGGGTATCACCAGGTTGGACGGTATAGGTGGCTGCGGCGGCTGTACCGGCGAAGGCCAGGAGTCCGGTTAGCAGGAAGGTAACCAATAGGAACAACCGCCAGCGGGTATGGTCTTTCCTAATTATTGCCATCAACTCCTTAAACTTTTTTATCTTACCAGGACAGGCCATACAGCTTACAATTATTATAACTTTAATTAACATAATCCGTCATTACCAAATAGTTGACAAGGTTGGTGCATTATGGTAACCAGAAATCACAACCAGGGGCCGCCGGCCAGAAAGAACTTCGGCCAGGATGTCGCGCCGGCGGAGGGTGTCGTAGCCTAGGTAATTACACCCACCCAGGGAACGTCCGGGGGGTTCTCCCCGGGCAACTCTGAGGGCCTGGATACAGTCACCAATGAGAGTCGTAGCCATGGTAGCGGCATGGGGATGGGGGCGCTGGCGTGAACCCAGGTAGATATGTTCCAGCTCGACGGCCACAGCCACCCGGCAGCCGGTACGGCGAGCATGGACCAGGGTCAGGGGAGGTACGACCAGGTCAACCGGGGGGACGTTCAGGAGTAAGCGGCGGGAGATAGCGTGGGGCCCGTGGGAAGGGGTAGCATCATTGATGCTGGGCCAAAATCCCAGCTCTTTATTCAGCAAACCACGATAAAAAAGAACTGTTTCGGCCAGGGGAGAACGGGGTTTGCGCCCGGGGTAGCAGTTGCAAAGGGCCAGATCCGTGCCTGCAGACAGGGCTTCCAGGAGACGCTGCATTGTCGCGCCGATGTTACCTATCATATCGCCGTCCACAAAAAGGACACCCCTGGCCCCCTGCTCCAGGGCATACAGGCTACCGATAGCCCGGGGAACATCCGGTCCCAGGGCCTCGGTGAACAGGATAGTCTTAATCCGCGGTTCCGGCAGGGTCAAAACCTCAGCCAGGGTCGCGTCCTGGCAGCCGTTGAGTACCAGGATCAAAAGCCCCAAGGGCAGGGGCCACAGGTTTTTAATTACCTCGAGCAGCCGCCCGGCTTCATTGCAGGCGGGGATGACGGCGGCAAACAAGTTCTCACCATCCTCGGCAGCCGGTTTTGCTCCACTATATTTTATTCCTGCGCTTGAGAATTGGCGAAAGTTGTCGTTCACCACCTGTGGGTAACGCAACATAAAATAGAATAGTCGGAGGTCGTATTTCATTTCGGGTTAGCCCCTCATGGGGGCACACCGCCAACAGCAAAAGGGAGAAATGAGAGGCAGGCCAGCTTTAGTCTGAAACTGGCGCAGCCAGTTTCGACAAGCCTCCCACCTCACACATCCCATTTTGGGGGAGGGAGACAGGGTGGATCAAATCAAGCCCGGTGATATTGTGGCACGTAAATCCTACCAGAAGGATATATTTTTCAAAGTCAAGTCCCTGACGATCACGGATACGGGAACGACGACGGCCATTTTAAGGGGCCTGGATGTACGGCTGGTGGCTGATGCTCCCCTTGAAGATCTGGAACTGCAGCCGGCGGAAGAGGTGTTGCGTTATCGCCATGACGATATTCAACGGCATAACGGATGTATCCGGCGCATCCTGCAGCGCCGGGCCGCGGAGAAGGCAGCTCTCCTTACCCGCAGCGAGGAAATAACTATAAAGGAAAAGCCGGCGGATAAGGAGGCACAGCCGGGGGATTTTTTTGAGGTCCCGGGCCGGGTGCTGCACCTGGATGGCGATGAAGAATACCTGGATAAGTGTCTTCACGCCTACGAACAGTTAAAAGTCCCGGCCCACGGCGCTTATCTTTCCGAAGAGCAGCAGGCGGCTAAAGTAAAGGAGCTATTACAGGAGTATACCCCGGATATCCTGGTCCTGACGGGCCACGACGGCCTGGTCCGGGATAAGAAGGATTTTGGCGACCTGGACAGCTACCGGCATTCCAAGCACTTTGTAGCTGCGGTCAAGGCAGCCCGGGCGGTACGACCCGGTCATGATGATCTGGTTATCTTTGCCGGCGCCTGCCAATCCCATTATGAAGCCCTCCTGAAGGCCGGAGCAACCTTTGCCAGTTCCCCCCTACGGGTTTTAATCCACGCCTACGACCCCGTTTTTATTGTCGAGCGGGTGGCCTACACCTCCATTGAGAAGACCATGGCCCCGGCGGAAATAATTAAAGATACCATTACCGGTACTGAGGGTGTTGGTGGAGTAGAGATTAAAGGTAAACTACGTCTCGGGTATCCCAGTTCGCCTTATTAAAATAATTCCTGGATCAATGCTGCTATTATGCCATTATTCCCCTTGACAATTAGCCCTCGGCTTTAGTAAAATAACTTGATAATTTGACATTACCTTTTTTCCGCGGTATAATAAGGTATACGCGGAAAGAGGGTGGTCTTATTTGAATGGGAAGGAAGTATTGGCAACCATCAGGGAGGATCTGGAATCCCGCGTCGGTCAGAAGGTAAAACTACGGGCCAACCGGGGCCGTAAAAAGATCCTGGAACGGACCGGGGTCCTGGAAAAGACTTACCCTAATATCTTTATTATTCGCCTGGAAGAGCAGAAATGCCCGGAACGCCGTATCTCCTTCAGTTATACTGACGTTCTTACTAATACGGTGGAACTGATGGTGGAAGGCGATTGTGGCGATAAAAAGCTTGGCGCCAAACTTTAAGGGGTTACCGGTTACCTGGTAACCTTTTTTTGTTGCCTGGAGCGTTGCCGGCTGGAACAGTGACCGGGCGGCATCATTCCAAACCCTAGAGTGTATAGCTATAGCGGCCCTGCCCCATACTAGCAAAGGGGGTGGGGTTTTTTGTTGCAAATGGTAGTCTGCGTCAAACAGGTGCCGGATACAACGGAGGTACGCATCGATCCCCGCACCAATACCCTGGTCCGGGCCGGCGTGCCGGCCATTATCAATCCCTTTGACGCCCATGCCGTCGAGGCAGCGGTCCAGCTGAAAGAACGGTATGGCGGCCGGGTAACGGCCTTGTCCATGGGTCCGCCCCAGGCCACCGAGGTCCTGCGGCGCGCCCTGGGTATGGGTGCCGATCGGGCCATCCTCCTGAGTGATCGGGCCTTTGCCGGTTCTGATACCCTGGCTACCAGCTATATCCTGGCGGCAGCCATTAGAACCATCGACCGGGAAACCCCGGTGGATCTGGTCTTCTGCGGCAAACAGGCTATCGACGGTGATACGGCCCAGGTCGGGCCGGGTATTGCCACCCGCCTGGGATTCACCCAGCTAACCTACGTCATGGCCATTGACAGCGTAGATCTAGGGGGGCGGCAGATCCAGGTCCAGCGCAAGCTGGAGGGGAAACGGGAGGTTGTCCGGGGCCGCCTGCCGGCCCTGGTGACGGTGGTCAAGGATTTGAATGAACTCCGTTATGCTTCTCTGCCGGCCCTGATCCAGGCCGCCCGGGCGGAGATCGTCACCTGGAATAAAGATAACCTGGCCATCGACCCGGCGCACCTGGGCCTGAAGGGTTCACCCACCTCGGTCCGGCGTATCTTTGCCCCGCCGGAACGGCCGGGTGGGGAGCTTATCCCCGGTGACCCCCGCCAGGCGGCGGCCACCCTGGTGGCCAAACTGGTCCTGACAAAGATTATTGCGGATAAGTAGAGGAAGGAGCTGACGCGAACTGACTGCAACCGCCAATGGCGAATATCGCGGTGTCTGGGTCTTCATCGAACAGGTCAACGGCGAGCCGGCCCCGGTTTCCTGGGAGCTGCTGGGGGTCGGGCGGCAGCTGGCCGACACCCTGGAGGTAGAACTTGCCGGTGTCCTGTTGGGACAGGGGGTGGCCGGTCTGGCCAGGGAAGCCTGGGCCTATGGCGCTGACAGGGTTTACCTGGTAGAGGATGCCATCCTGGGACCCTACCGTACCGCCCCCTACGCCCGGGCCCTGGTGGAGCTGGTCAAAGGTTATAAACCGGAGATTCTTCTCCTGGGGGCCACCAGCCTGGGCCGGGACCTCTCGGGAGCGGTGGCCACGGCCCTGGAGACCGGCCTCACGGCTGATTGTACTGGCCTCCATATTGACCCCGAAACCCGTCTGCTGGAACAGACCCGGCCGGCCTTCGGTGGTAATGTCATGGCCACTATCCTCTGCCGCCACCACCGGCCCCAGATGGCGACCGTCCGGCCGCGGGTCATGCCCCTGCCTCGCCGCCAGGAGGACCGCCAGGGGAAGCTGGTGCGGGTGACTGTACCCTTTGCAGGGGAAGAGGCCGGAGTCCAGGTAGTGGAGATTATCGCTGAGCCCGGGAAGGCCGTTTACCTGGACCGGGCCGAGATTATCGTGGCCGGCGGCCGTGGGCTGGGGTCCAGAGAAAACCTGCACCTTCTGGAAGAGCTGGCCGGCGTCCTGGGGGGCACCCTGGGGGCCTCCCGGGCGGCCGTGGAGGCCGGCTGGCTACCACCCGAGTACCAGGTGGGCCAGACGGGAACCACCGTCCGGCCGAAGGTCTATTTCGCCATTGGTATTTCCGGGGCCATCCAGCACCTGGTCGGCATGCAGACTGCCGACGTGATTGTGGCGATCAATCAGGACCCGGAGGCCCCCATTTTTAAGGTGGCCACCTATGGTATTATCGGCGACTTCCTGGAGGTAGTACCTGCCCTGACGGAGGAGTTCCGGCGGCAGCTGGCCGGGTGCCCGGCTTGAACCGGCGGGGCGGAATTTCGTTACCGCGGAGCCCCACAGGGGGGCCAGCGCCCCCGCCAGCGAATTATAAAAATGGAGGCTAAGGTAAAGGGTTTGAGGTACAGGCGGAGGGCGACTTGGTTCGAGGTATTAATAAACTCAGCGAAGCCGCGGCGAGAGAGCGGCTATGGGTGGGGATACTATCTATGGAGATGAATGGGGATGGCTGAAAGGTTTGAGGTCGCAGTTGTCGGCGCGGGACCGGCCGGCCTGGCGGCGGCCCTAACCCTGGCCCGGGCCGGGGTAGAGGTCATTATCTTTGAACGCGGGGAGCACCCGGGCAGCAAAAATATCATGGGGGGCGTCCTCTATCGCCACCCTACAGAAGCTGTAGTTCCCGAGTTTTATCACCAGGCCCCCCTGGAACGGCCGGTGGTGGAACAGCGCCTGTGGCTCCTCACGGCAGAAGCGGCCCTGACCCTGGGTTACAAAGATCAGGTCTTCGCCGGTGAACCCTATAACGCCTTTACCGTCCTGCGGGCCCGGTTTGACCGCTGGTTGGCGGAGCAAGCGGTAGCCGCCGGGGCGGTGCTGATTAATGAAACGGTCATTGAAGACCTCCTCTGGAAGGAAGACCGGGTCATCGGGGTCCGGGCCGGCCGGGAAGGGGGCGATGTCCGGGCCGGGGTGGTCATCCTGGCCGAAGGGGCCAACTCCCTCTTGACCCAAAAGGCCGGGCTGAAGCGTGATGGCATCAGCACCAATCAGCTGGCCGTGGCTGTGAAGGAAATAATTGCCCTCCCCCGGGAGAAGATCGAGGATCGCTTCAACCTGGAAGAGGGCCAGGGCTGCACCATTGAACTCCTGGGGGAAGCCACCAAGGGCATGATGGGTACCGCCTTTATCTATACCAATAAAGACTCCCTCTCTGTGGGGGTTGGGGTCCTTCTATCGAGCCTGGTGCGCCGCCGCCTGAACCCCAATGACCTCCTGGAGCACCTCAAGTCTCACCCCATGGTCCGCCCCCTGTTGGCCGGGGGCGAGAGCAAGGAGTACCAGGGCCACCTCATCCCCGAAGGGGGTTACCAGGCCGTACCCCAACTCTATGGCAACGGCGTCCTGGTGACCGGCGATGCCGCCATGCTGGTCAACGGCATCCACCGGGAGGGCGCCAACCTGGCCCTGACCTCGGGCCTGCTGGCGGCTCAGACCATCCTGGCCGCCAGGGAGAAAGGGGACTATAGCGCGGCCAACCTGGCACCCTACCGCCAGGCCCTGGAGGAGAGCTTTGTTCTGAAAGACTTACGTAAATACCAGCGGGCGCCCTTCTTTTTTGATCAGAACCCCCATTTCTTTACCCTGTACCCGGAGCTCCTCTCCCGGGCCGCCCGGGAGTTCCTGACAGTCGATAATGTCCCCAAACGCGAGAAGCAGAACCGCATCTTGCGAGAAGTAACCGCCGCACGCAGTCGTTTCCAGATCGCCCGGGATCTCTATAGCTTCTGGAGGGTGATGGGTTGATGCGCCTGGAAGATAAACTTTTTCTCAATCGCTACCAGACGGACAAACACCCGCACTTGTATATTAAGGACCGGGAGGTCTGCCGCCACTGTGAGGGCAAGCCCTGTACCTTTATCTGCCCGGCCCGGGTCTACGTCTGGAATGAGCAGGAGGAGCGTATTGAGACCGCCTATGAAGGCTGCGTGGAGTGCGGCACCTGCCGGTATGGCTGTGCCCATGATAATATCGACTGGCGCAACCCCCGCGGCGGTTTCGGTATTCTCTATAAGTACGGGTAGTCCTAGATACTACCTGATATCAGTGGTGCGGGCTTCGCGTTCTACTTCTTTCGTAAGGAACACTGGTTCGGTTATCGTAACACTGCTTTGTGGGCACATTTTCCAGGCTGGTTAATATGATGTAGTAAAGACCAGCCGGAGGTGGCCCCGATGACAATTGACCATATAATTAACCTGCTGAACCTGGATCTCTCCTGGGAATACGCCGCCATGATCCAGTACATCCAGCACGCCAGCCTGCTGACCGGGCCGGAGTACTTCGCCATTATCGATGAGGAGCTCCAGCATGCCCAGGCCGAGCACGAGCACGCTGTGAGAATTAGCGATAAGATCCAGTACCTGGGGGGATTCCCGACGGTTAGTGTCCAGGAGATTAAGACCTCCCTCAGTAACGTAGAGATGCTTCGCCAGGATCTCCAGGCTGAATATGACGCTTTGAACCGTTATCTCCAGCGCATTGAACAACTGGAAGCCCTGAAACTCTACGATGTCGCCCAGGTCATCCGCGAGATCGCCCTGGTAGAACAGGAGCATATTATTGATCTGGAAAAGTCCCTGGGTATCCAGAAAGTCAGGCGTTAAATCAGGTCAAGAGAAGCAATGATTACTGGGGAGCTTACCAATCCCCTGTTTTTTTATGCCCCGGTAAATGGTGCTGGCAACGAACCGTACTGCTCTATCAGCCATATCATGGTTAATAAAACCATTTTCCGGGAGGAATTAACGTGGCCCTACAGGAGCGGCAACTGGAGAACAACTGGTATTATGTCCCCGACCCGCCCGGGCTGGCCTCCCTGCGCAGCCACGGTGGCCTGCTGCGCTATATCCTGCCCTTCTGGTTCGGGGTTACGGAGAACGGGGGCCTGGCGGACCAGGCCGACGCCGGGGGCCTGGCGGCCATCCGGAGCTACAACCTGCCGGTGCTGGCCATTGTGCATAACTACTCCAGTCCCCAGTACGGCCCCCTGATCCACAGGTTGCTGACGACGACCGGGTTGCGCCAGACCCTGGTCCAGAGCATCCTGACCCTGATGTACCGCTGGGGCTTTGCCGGGGTGAATATCGATTTTGAGTTCATCCCGCCAGAGGATCGCCCCTACCTGACTCAGTTTATGAACCAGCTGGGGCAGACCCTCAGACCGGCGGGTTTCTTAACTACCATCTCCGTACCGGCGGAACTGGGGGATAATCCCCGCCACCCCTTTTCCGGGGCCTTCAGCTACCCGGAGCTGGCCGCCGCCAGCGACCAGCTCTACCTCCTGGCCTATGACGAACACTTCGCCAGTCCCGGCCCCATTGCTTCGACAGGCTTTATCCGCCAGGTGCTGGATTATGCCGTGACGGTAATACCCCGGCAAAAGATCCGCCTGGGTATGGCTGTCTACGGCTATGACTGGGCTGAAGGGGCCCGGGTGCCGGTGACCCTGTCCCACAGCCAGGTCCAGGACCTGGCCCGGCGGGTCGGGGCCAGCGTCTACTACGACCCTAACGCCCTGGAATCGACCTTCAGCTATGTCGAGGATAATACCCCCCACGTGGTCTGGTTTGAGGACGTACGCAGCTTTAGCGTCCGTCTGGGGCTGGTCCAGGAATACGGCCTCCCGGGAATCGGTGTCTGGCGCCTGGGTCTGGAAGACCCGCGTATCTGGGAACTCAGGGGGTAAAAAATAAGGCCAGGAGTGTTAACTCCTGGCCTTACAGCGCCTCCGGTATTACCCTTCGGCCAGCTTCTTGTATTGCTCCAGCCGGGCCTTAGCATCAGCCTCGGCCTTCTCAAAGAGCTTGTCAGCCTTCTCCGGGAACTCCTTCTTCAAGGCGGTGTAGCGAATCTCGCCCATGAGGAAGTCCCGGAAGCTGGCAGTCGGCGCCTTGGAATCGAGGATGAAGGGGTTCTTGCCCTCTTCCGCCAGCTGCGGGTTGAAGCGGTAGAGGGGCCAGTAACCGGCTTCGACCGCCTTTTTGGCTTCCTTCTGGCTGTAATTCATGTTGATGCCGTGGTTAATACACGGCGCATAGGCGATTATCAGGGAAGGACCGTCGTATTTTTCGGCCTCAACCAGGGCTTTGATTAACTGGCTATGGTTGGCGCCCATGGCCACGGAGGCTACATAGACGTAACCGTAGGACATGGCCATGAGGCCCAGGTCCTTCTTCTTGGTGAATTTACCACCGGCGGCGAAACGGGCCACAGCCCCTGTCTGGGTGGCCTTGGAGGACTGGCCGCCGGTATTGGAATAGACCTCGGTGTCCAGGACCAGGACATTGACGTTGGCCCCGCTGGCCAGGACGTGGTCCAGGCCGCCGTAGCCGATATCGTAGGCCCAGCC
Proteins encoded in this region:
- a CDS encoding ribonuclease H-like YkuK family protein is translated as MYFTSPTRGRLTEDEMFIDMMQFVDANPEANYKIIIGSDSQARVRTCFVTAVIVHQVGRGARYYYRKKYQRKITSLRQKIFYETALSLETASFIAQKLAANGHADLNLEIHLDIGPNGETKELIREIVGMVVGSGFAAKIKPYSCGASKVADKYTKSV
- a CDS encoding ferritin-like domain-containing protein — its product is MTIDHIINLLNLDLSWEYAAMIQYIQHASLLTGPEYFAIIDEELQHAQAEHEHAVRISDKIQYLGGFPTVSVQEIKTSLSNVEMLRQDLQAEYDALNRYLQRIEQLEALKLYDVAQVIREIALVEQEHIIDLEKSLGIQKVRR
- a CDS encoding glycosyltransferase; this encodes MFAAVIPACNEAGRLLEVIKNLWPLPLGLLILVLNGCQDATLAEVLTLPEPRIKTILFTEALGPDVPRAIGSLYALEQGARGVLFVDGDMIGNIGATMQRLLEALSAGTDLALCNCYPGRKPRSPLAETVLFYRGLLNKELGFWPSINDATPSHGPHAISRRLLLNVPPVDLVVPPLTLVHARRTGCRVAVAVELEHIYLGSRQRPHPHAATMATTLIGDCIQALRVARGEPPGRSLGGCNYLGYDTLRRRDILAEVLSGRRPLVVISGYHNAPTLSTIW
- a CDS encoding Veg family protein, whose product is MATIREDLESRVGQKVKLRANRGRKKILERTGVLEKTYPNIFIIRLEEQKCPERRISFSYTDVLTNTVELMVEGDCGDKKLGAKL
- a CDS encoding ferredoxin family protein, with amino-acid sequence MRLEDKLFLNRYQTDKHPHLYIKDREVCRHCEGKPCTFICPARVYVWNEQEERIETAYEGCVECGTCRYGCAHDNIDWRNPRGGFGILYKYG
- a CDS encoding LysM peptidoglycan-binding domain-containing protein, encoding MAIIRKDHTRWRLFLLVTFLLTGLLAFAGTAAAATYTVQPGDTLYLIGQRFGISAWELQKDNNLDSTWIYPGQTLKVPDQGSSTYVVQPGDTLFLIGQRYGLSASQLMAANGLSSDVIYPGQTLRLPGGSQAPTASRGTSPGYSSSDLDLLAHLVYGEARGEPYAGQVAVAAVAINRTRDGRFPTTINGVIYDVDAFTSVNDGQFYLEPDATAYKAAREALRGYDPSGGALYFWNPAEVPAGSWVWTRTIITTIGNHVFAR
- a CDS encoding electron transfer flavoprotein subunit alpha/FixB family protein, yielding MTATANGEYRGVWVFIEQVNGEPAPVSWELLGVGRQLADTLEVELAGVLLGQGVAGLAREAWAYGADRVYLVEDAILGPYRTAPYARALVELVKGYKPEILLLGATSLGRDLSGAVATALETGLTADCTGLHIDPETRLLEQTRPAFGGNVMATILCRHHRPQMATVRPRVMPLPRRQEDRQGKLVRVTVPFAGEEAGVQVVEIIAEPGKAVYLDRAEIIVAGGRGLGSRENLHLLEELAGVLGGTLGASRAAVEAGWLPPEYQVGQTGTTVRPKVYFAIGISGAIQHLVGMQTADVIVAINQDPEAPIFKVATYGIIGDFLEVVPALTEEFRRQLAGCPA
- a CDS encoding glycosyl hydrolase family 18 protein; its protein translation is MENNWYYVPDPPGLASLRSHGGLLRYILPFWFGVTENGGLADQADAGGLAAIRSYNLPVLAIVHNYSSPQYGPLIHRLLTTTGLRQTLVQSILTLMYRWGFAGVNIDFEFIPPEDRPYLTQFMNQLGQTLRPAGFLTTISVPAELGDNPRHPFSGAFSYPELAAASDQLYLLAYDEHFASPGPIASTGFIRQVLDYAVTVIPRQKIRLGMAVYGYDWAEGARVPVTLSHSQVQDLARRVGASVYYDPNALESTFSYVEDNTPHVVWFEDVRSFSVRLGLVQEYGLPGIGVWRLGLEDPRIWELRG
- the yabG gene encoding sporulation peptidase YabG, which produces MDQIKPGDIVARKSYQKDIFFKVKSLTITDTGTTTAILRGLDVRLVADAPLEDLELQPAEEVLRYRHDDIQRHNGCIRRILQRRAAEKAALLTRSEEITIKEKPADKEAQPGDFFEVPGRVLHLDGDEEYLDKCLHAYEQLKVPAHGAYLSEEQQAAKVKELLQEYTPDILVLTGHDGLVRDKKDFGDLDSYRHSKHFVAAVKAARAVRPGHDDLVIFAGACQSHYEALLKAGATFASSPLRVLIHAYDPVFIVERVAYTSIEKTMAPAEIIKDTITGTEGVGGVEIKGKLRLGYPSSPY
- a CDS encoding FAD-dependent oxidoreductase, with the translated sequence MAERFEVAVVGAGPAGLAAALTLARAGVEVIIFERGEHPGSKNIMGGVLYRHPTEAVVPEFYHQAPLERPVVEQRLWLLTAEAALTLGYKDQVFAGEPYNAFTVLRARFDRWLAEQAVAAGAVLINETVIEDLLWKEDRVIGVRAGREGGDVRAGVVILAEGANSLLTQKAGLKRDGISTNQLAVAVKEIIALPREKIEDRFNLEEGQGCTIELLGEATKGMMGTAFIYTNKDSLSVGVGVLLSSLVRRRLNPNDLLEHLKSHPMVRPLLAGGESKEYQGHLIPEGGYQAVPQLYGNGVLVTGDAAMLVNGIHREGANLALTSGLLAAQTILAAREKGDYSAANLAPYRQALEESFVLKDLRKYQRAPFFFDQNPHFFTLYPELLSRAAREFLTVDNVPKREKQNRILREVTAARSRFQIARDLYSFWRVMG
- a CDS encoding electron transfer flavoprotein subunit beta/FixA family protein, coding for MQMVVCVKQVPDTTEVRIDPRTNTLVRAGVPAIINPFDAHAVEAAVQLKERYGGRVTALSMGPPQATEVLRRALGMGADRAILLSDRAFAGSDTLATSYILAAAIRTIDRETPVDLVFCGKQAIDGDTAQVGPGIATRLGFTQLTYVMAIDSVDLGGRQIQVQRKLEGKREVVRGRLPALVTVVKDLNELRYASLPALIQAARAEIVTWNKDNLAIDPAHLGLKGSPTSVRRIFAPPERPGGELIPGDPRQAAATLVAKLVLTKIIADK